Part of the Thiobacter sp. AK1 genome is shown below.
TGGGAACAGTGGGGCTACAGGCCCACGATTACGTTTCCTGCGGCTTCGATCGGGCCGACGTGATCATTTGTGTGGGCTATGACCTGGTGGAATATCCACCCCGCTTATGGCACCGTTCCGGCGACCGAAAGATCATCCACCTCGACACCCACCCCGCGGAGGTGGACGCCTTCTATCAGGTGACCGACGGCGCGCTGGGAGACTTCCGCGCCACCTTGGCCGCCGTGGCGGGACTGGCCCGGCCCTATCACGGCGCGCTGCATGAGCGCCTGCATGAGGCCATCCTGCGCGAGCTGCATGCCGATGACGACGACGTAGAGTTTCCGGTCAAGCCTCAGCGCATCGTCGCCGACCTGCGCCGGGCCTTGGCGCCGGAAGATATCGTGATCTGCGACGTGGGCGCCCACAAGCTGTGGATGGCGCGCATGTATCCCTGCGAACGACCCAATACCTGCGTCATCTCCAACGGTTTCGCCAGCATGGGTATCGCCGTGCCCGGTGCAGTGGCGGCCAAGCTCAACTTCCCGCAGCGCAAGGTGGTGGCTGTGACGGGGGATGCCGGCTTCCTGATGAATTCCCAGGAAATCGAGACCGCCATGCGCCTGGCCCTGCCGCTGGTGATCCTGATCTGGAACGACCAGGCCTATGGCCTCATCGAGTGGAAACAGCAGATCCAGTTCGGGCGCAGTGCCCACGTGCGCTTCACCAATCCGGATTTCGTGAAATATGCGCAAGCCTTCGGCGCGCGCGGTTTTCGCATCTCGCGCACAGAGGAGTTGCTGCCCGTGCTGCGCGAGGCGCTCGCGTGCGATACCGTAGCAATCATCGACTGCCCCGTGGACTATCGGGAAAACCTGCGCTTAACCCAGAAGCTGGGCGAGATGATCTGCCCCATCTGAGGCTCGGGGCGGCGCACCGGCTTAAGTGAAGAAACCCCTGTCCCATAACTCCAGGGTGAGGCGCATGTAGTCGCGCGCGCCTGGGCTTCCGGGCTGAAAAGCCAGCACGTCTTTACCGACCGTGGGGCTCGTGGCGAGTGCGACGTTTTCCACTACGCGGGTCTCGCACACCTCATCGCCGAAACGCTCGCGCAGCTTCTCATGGATCTCGAAAGCCAGCTTGCGCCGCGCGTCGAAGCGCGTCAGGACGATGCGCTTTTCGATGCGCCGCCCCAAGGGACCTTCCAGCGCACGCAGGGCAAGATCCAGCTTGCGCACCCCCTGGAAGGACAGGAAATCTGCCGACACCGGTACCAGCACCCGGTCCGCGGCGAGGATGGCATTCAGGGACAGCACACCCAGCATGGGACAGCAGTCGATCAGAATGGGCACGCCCTCGCGCGCGAGCTCCTCCTCGAGTCCCGCTTTGAGTCGGCGCGCGGCGCTGGCGCTACGCCCATTAAGCGCCTCGATCTTGGATAGCTCCATGTGGGCGGGAATGATGCGCACGCCGTTGGGTAGCTCGCGGGTGAGCTGGGCCAGCACTTTTTCCTCGCGGAAGAAAGCCGCAACAGAATCGGCACCAGTGATCTGGGCAAGCCCCACGGACAGGGTGAGATGAGCTTGGGGGTCGAGATCGATGGCGATGGGGTCCTTGCCCATGCGCGCGAGGGCGGCTGCGACATTGAGGGTGGTCGTGGTCTTGCCCACGCCCCCCTTCTGG
Proteins encoded:
- a CDS encoding ParA family protein — translated: MAVIAVFNQKGGVGKTTTTLNVAAALARMGKDPIAIDLDPQAHLTLSVGLAQITGADSVAAFFREEKVLAQLTRELPNGVRIIPAHMELSKIEALNGRSASAARRLKAGLEEELAREGVPILIDCCPMLGVLSLNAILAADRVLVPVSADFLSFQGVRKLDLALRALEGPLGRRIEKRIVLTRFDARRKLAFEIHEKLRERFGDEVCETRVVENVALATSPTVGKDVLAFQPGSPGARDYMRLTLELWDRGFFT
- a CDS encoding acetolactate synthase large subunit: MKAAELLVRCLEEEGVRFIYGVPGEENLDVMDALLGSSIRFITTRHEQGAAFMADVEGRLTGRPGVCLSTLGPGATNLVTGVADANLDHAPVVAIAGQAATSRLHKESHQVLDLVNLFQPITKYATQILNPEIIPEVVRKAFKTASSAKQGACFIEFPENIAHIADLEAQPLRPVPVTLPHPAPERVAAVAEVISQAQFPLILAGNGVVRARCCDALVAFAEKLNIPVVTTFMAKGAIPDSHRLSLGTVGLQAHDYVSCGFDRADVIICVGYDLVEYPPRLWHRSGDRKIIHLDTHPAEVDAFYQVTDGALGDFRATLAAVAGLARPYHGALHERLHEAILRELHADDDDVEFPVKPQRIVADLRRALAPEDIVICDVGAHKLWMARMYPCERPNTCVISNGFASMGIAVPGAVAAKLNFPQRKVVAVTGDAGFLMNSQEIETAMRLALPLVILIWNDQAYGLIEWKQQIQFGRSAHVRFTNPDFVKYAQAFGARGFRISRTEELLPVLREALACDTVAIIDCPVDYRENLRLTQKLGEMICPI